The genomic interval CCTACATGGTTTGCCGTCACCTATTTGATGTGCGAGTCCAAGAAGGGCATTTCCGCCAGCCAGCTCAAGCGGATGGTTGGCGGCAGTTATAAGACCTCTTGGTATCTCTGCCACCGTATCCGTGCGGCCATGAAAGAGGCCAACCCGCTGCCGCTTTCTGGTGTGGTCGAAATGGATGAAACCTACGTGGGCGGCAAGCGCAGGGGGAGCGGAAAGAAAGGGCGTCCGGGTCGCGGTGAGGCTGAGGTCGTGTTCGGCATCAAACAGCGTGGCGGAGAACTCCGTTTTTTCCACGCTGAGGATTGCAAGTCCGGCACGCTGGCGAAGTACATCAAGGAGAATGTCAGCGGTGACGTGGACGTGATTATGACGGACGAAATGATTTCGTATCCTCACGCTCTTGACCGTGCAGGACATTCTCGCGCGAAGCACAAGACTATCAAGCATCGGGACGGCATTTACGTGGATGGCGACATTACTACCAACGGCATCGAATCTGCCTTTAGCTTGCTGAAGCGGGGCATCGTGGGAACGTGGCATAAAATCAGTGCGAAACACCTCTCCGCTTATCTTGATGAAATGCAGTTTCGATTCAATAACCGTCAAAATCCTTACCTCTTCCGTGACACCATGCAAAAGCTCATTGAGACTCCGGTATTGGAATATAAGAACCTCATTGCGGCATAGCCTATGGATACTATCCTGCCAACTCTAAGGCAGAGCATTTGATACAGGCGGCAACGGATTCGCGGGGAACGTTGTCGATCCTTCCGAGTAGATGGACGATCTTCTCTCCACTGGGTAATTCCTCGGTCGCATAATCTAGGCGATAAGATGCGGCGCTGGTAGTTGCTTTGAGGTATTCAAGCCATCGAGAGACGGGATCGGACTCCAACCGAACTTGATCCGAAAGCTGCGGAGAAATCGCCGTGGATGCCATGAGCATTGTGCCCGCCAAAGTGCAGAGCGCCTTGCATTGCGTATCGTATAGCCTCCACTTGGTTACACCCTGAGTAGTCTGAAATTGTGC from Edaphobacter acidisoli carries:
- a CDS encoding IS1595 family transposase, with product MQAPTLFEVLREFGNDTSCREYLEALRWPDRVMCPRCQSEKISRVYDRNQFDCDSCRYQFSVLAGTVFQDTKLPLPTWFAVTYLMCESKKGISASQLKRMVGGSYKTSWYLCHRIRAAMKEANPLPLSGVVEMDETYVGGKRRGSGKKGRPGRGEAEVVFGIKQRGGELRFFHAEDCKSGTLAKYIKENVSGDVDVIMTDEMISYPHALDRAGHSRAKHKTIKHRDGIYVDGDITTNGIESAFSLLKRGIVGTWHKISAKHLSAYLDEMQFRFNNRQNPYLFRDTMQKLIETPVLEYKNLIAA